The Ricinus communis isolate WT05 ecotype wild-type chromosome 8, ASM1957865v1, whole genome shotgun sequence sequence AATACTTACATCTTGAAGATGAACTTCGTTGCTAGTGTTCTGCTTCTTCAGTTCTTCCAGTATCTACAAGATCAAAAAGAAGTATGTCCAAGTGTCAGTTGTGGCTGAAATTAACTAgcattcatcttttttttctttttaaatatatcagATCAATTTTACCTCCAGCAAGCGCATTGAAGGTCCCCCAAGTTGCAACTTCTCCATAATAATGTTGCGGGTTGCTGATACAAGATTCTCTCTTCTCATCCTTTCACTTGCCGAAACTCCAGTTGTGATGAGATCCATATCAATAGTTCCTGTATAAAGGAGAATAGAGAAGGCATCATTACGTTATAATCCTGCTTGTATGGCCAGGTAAATGAAGTCAGAAAAATTAAGGGATGAGCATTAGAGAGTTACCTGTGGAATGATCCGTTGCTGACTGTTGCATTGCCACTTCCAGAAGTCGAAATGCCTCAATCACATCATGCTTCTCAACCTGCATGTACCAGAGAACAAAGGAAGCTAAAATTTCTGAAATTGTATTCCTAATGAAACAAGTACTGCTGACAGACAAAGGAGTAATATACTAACCCATTCTGAGAAACGTATTCGAGCCAGAGCTTCACTCAGGCGTATCAGACTTTCTATCTGCCTAGGTGTTGCAGTTATTACCTAAACAGGATAAGAAAGATGGGTAATTCAGAAAAAGTTGCATATATTTGTATCTTTAACCTTCAAAAAATAACTGTTAATTTGATCATCTTGGAAAAGGGACAAGGACGCGGTTGTGCCAATCTAgacaagaaaaatataaatgactTGAGAATCATAGGAAGGAGATGATACTGATGAAAAAACAGTCATGGTCAACAGAAATTTGAGTGAATGAAATGGCACTATAATGtgttaaataaacaaaagaacaCCAAAAACATGGATATGCAAGAACAAATGGCTAAAAGGTTattaaatgtatttatttttatctaacaAGATTGCATGAGAAATAAGTAtgaaaagtatattataatatcacACCTTTTTGCTACTGCCGGGAAAGTTCCCTCTTCTCCTCATCTCAACATATCCACGAGTCAACTCTTCAGCAGCTTCATCAGATAACTTTGGGTGAATATGCTTACGAGCATAACTCAAGTATGCAGTTAATGTAGCAATGTCTAAGACATTGTGTTGAGCACTCTGTAAATAGACAAGATTTGAAGTGAAATCACTGAAGTTGGCAAATAACTAATACTGGTTCTCAAAAAAGGTTTTCCATAGTTTATCAGACCTCAGGATTCTCAAAGTGTAACGAAACAATATGCTTGGCAAGGTGCCTGTCCGTTTGTTCGTCAGCCTTGTCAAGAATTAAGTATATTAGGTCAAACCTGAGAAAGCATCCATGATCAGATTCATTTTACCATTAAcatatatttgaaagttattcCTTAGCCAATATGCACTGACTTGTAGCTGAAATGAAGAATGCCTTCATTTCCAAATTAGAAATTCGCAACATATTTTCTCGTCATATATTACACTCAAACCAGATGCATAAACGCAAGGCTGTAATCATTTAGCTAGAAGAAAAAACTGTTAACTGCCCCAGTTGCATAGCAATCGGATATTATCTCTTACCTGGACAACAAGGAAGGAGGAAGGTGTATGTTGTCAATTACAGACAACCTAGGATTATAGCGCGAACCAATAGGATTTGCACAAGCTAATACTGAAGTTCTAGCATTAAGGGAAGCAATAATTCCAGCCTTTGCAATAGAAATAGTTTGCTGTTCCATCACCTGGAAGAATTAAGATGAAATTAGACACTCCCATTATAAGAAGTATAACACTTTGTAATGCTACATAGACCATGTCTAATCCATGTCGGAAGTGAATGCAAGTATCCTATTATGTAGTCAGAAACCATTAATTCAGATCTTTCGTGGGCAAAACTTTTTATGAAACcctaatatataaataggaaaataatctcaaacaTAAATAACTAGcagaaaaataagtaaatgttCTTTGAGATTCTCATTTTCAACATTtatgcaaaaaaaaattatataccaGTTAATGAAGAATTTTGTGTgcataaacaaacaaaagcgGCCAGCATAACACcgagaaagaaaaagacaactAACCTCATGCAACATGCTCCTTGCATTTTCAGacattttgtcaaattcatcaatACAACAGATTCCTCGGTCACTCAGGACAAGTGCTCCACTCTCCAGAACCTAATACAAGTATATGATAAGTATCAATATCTCCCAAAAGTTTGCTTGCATGCAAGAGCCACTTGGATAAATAGAGAATATAAGAATCATAACATATAGTTAATACCGTTTCCCCTGTCTCAGGATCTTTGCTGACATAGGCAGTCAAGCCAACAGCAGAACTTCCTCTTCCGCTAGTATAGATGCCACGGGGAGATAATTTGTGTATGTATTGGAGCAGCTGGGACTTACTGGTTCCAGGATCACCAACAAGAAGGATGTTGATATCCCCTCGGAAGCTAGCACCAGATGGCAACTTCACAGCATTTCCACCAAAGAGCTGCATTTCGGGCAATCAACTACAATGTTACTTAATGAAGAATCATCACAGGCAGATTTTTCCAAACTCATACAAATACCTGGCAGAGAAGGCCTCTCTTCACATCATCAAGCTCCCAAATGTTTGGTGCCAGAGACTTTGTTAGTCTGTCGTAAATATCAGGCTGTTCAGAGAGCTCCTTCAATTGCTTTATCTGCAGGTTCAAACAAGAATATGATCCAAGCAGACAACAGTAACACAAGTTCTTTCcagaagagaaaaatattgacaaacatgcCTTAGCTTCATCAAATTGGACATCGTCCTCTGTTCTATGCAAGCCATCATCAATTTCCATAGGATTTTCCGTCGTCATTCTTGACTTGTCAGTTTTCTTTATATGAAGACAGTCAATGTAAGTCTGCAAGCAAAAGGAAAAGACCATTATATTCATGTCTGGATAGAATTCAACTCATATAATGTCAAAAAGATCTATACATGCCTTGAATAATGATTTTACAGTTCTCTGTGTGGGTCCGACTCTGACACTCATAGCTCTATAAATCCCAGTGACCTATAGAGAAAACAGAAATTCATTAATAGGAGAAGCAGAAGTTTCTAACcttcttatataaaatacGATCTATTCTGGTCTCACCTCAACTCTATCACCAGGCTTTCCAGTATCTACCAGCTTGTCATGCAACAACAAGCTCACCGTGTGTGGTGTTCCTCCTTCAGGAATCTCATCAGGTGTCTCCTGGAGCCTCACAATCTGCTTATCAGcgaatctaaaattttgaaCCAGTTAGTTATGAATTATATTCCAACAGTACCAGGAAACCCAACTACTCAAATTTAAATCCTGTAAAACTGAATAGAGTTGgtcttattatattaatagacAGTCATAGATTTGCTTCCTCTTCTCCAACCAGGTGTAACATTGGTCATGACCTCATCTGTccaattgaaattaattttgggGTTCTATCCACCTTCGGGTGTTATCTAAGCCTTAATGTTATGTGGCAAGCTGTGGAAGGTTTAGAAAAGTTCTTTGGACTGCATAGAATTAGTAGCATAAAATTGTTTACTGAAATACTAGTATAGCTATTAAAAGTGCATACCTAGAGCATACATACATTACAAAAGAATGAGAATCTTGAAGTAAACGAATTGTGAGTTTCAAGTCCCAAAATTGAAACAGGACAGAGACTATTAAGCTTAGCAAATCAAGCAAAAATAGTTATTACCTGCACCGATTATGAAGCAATGTCATAGAGTTTCTAGCAAGGCACTCTTCCTTCGAGCAATTTGTAGGTTCATTTATCCTTCCTGATATCAGTAATCATAAAGCAGTTTAACACCACAGAAAACAACGCATGCAAAACTAACAGGTTGCTGCAGTTACCTCTATCCACAACAATAGGGTCTGATAAGTAGCCACATACAAGGCATCTAAATATTGCTTCCCTGATCTCTGGTATTATAGAACTGCATCGAATTATCATTCCTTTGAGCGAAACCATCTTCTCGATATCTAATCAATTTCCACAACAATCTATCAGAACTTCCAGTtcaaatagaaagaaaaatgttacagcaatcaaataaagaaacatGAAAAGCCATAGGACAGAccaaagaaaagataatttacCAGAAGGGTTAAGATTTCTCATAGTAGTAGAAGTCTTGAGATCAAAAATCCTGACTTGAACATGCTTGTCGAACAAAGGATTAATCAAACTAACAATATCCATCAAAACGATATCAAAAATAGCCAAAACCTCAAGTGGATACCTAACCATTTTATTATACAAATCAGAATCATAATCAAACACATCATGCCCATCAACATCAAGCCATTCTCCTTCAATTTCCAACACTCTATTTATCCCCTTCATATACTTCCCTTCTTCAAACACCTCAGCCCCTTGACTTTGACTTTTATTCAAATCCCTGAAATGCTTCAAAAACATTTGTATTTTGCCCTTCACATCCTGCACACTAATATTAGTACCCCAAACAAACGTAGGGGTGGCGTCTTCCATGTCATCGCCTCCTTCGGAGGAAGGTGGTACCCCTTCTGACATGGAAGATGGAGTTGACGTGGCAGCATGGTGGCCATTGGATCTGCGGGGAGTTGGAGTTGATTCTGAAGCAGGAAAGCGGGATTGTGGAGGAGGTGGAGTCGCATAGGCAGAAGCAGAAGATCTGCTTCTGCGCGTGTTTCCACGTGTAGCTGGAGATGAGAATGTGTTGCCGATTGGACTTGAGAATGAATCATCTGGTGATGAAGGACCTGTTTGGAGGTTAATTCAATTCATAAGTCTTTTCTACTGTAAGATTTGATTGATACACGCGTGCGTATAGATGAAAGACAAAAGAGACAGAGAGGGAAAGAATGAGATTTACCGTTGTTGAAAGAATCGGAAGCCATAGCTGCAAAGACTGGAAGTGAGAGGAGACGGAAAACTTTTGGTGAATGGAGGGAGGGAATTAGGGattcagttttctttttttttctgctTTGGTGGTTTGGCGGGAAATGGAGTGATGGCGATTCGCGCCAAAATTCTTAGTGGGCTCTCTATCCAGTTTGTTACTTGGACTTTTAATCTGAGGCCCGTTTAGTATAATTAGGCGTAGGCCCATCTCGCTGAAAATAATTGGAGGGGACAGATAAGATAAGGTTGGCACTAAGaccaaataattaattaaggcCCATATTAAGGGTTTTGTACTGTGAAAGGACTGATTGCATTATGTTTAGTTAAGATAATGGGCCTGTATATGAGGTTGTATCAAATAGATgttttctatataaaaatcatattgaagatttcttttcatttttttttttctttttgcaaaattaataatgtaatctcattttgaataatttttaacaagTAATATGCTTAAAATATCCACATCCACCATTCATTAAAAagtcaaaatttattatatatttataatttcttttactgaattataaataaaaagagcgatatttaaatttgagacGTTACTCAACTTGACACATATATCAACccattttaaatatcatatttaaatttttgttctaaaattcaattaactTAATAAGTGAGTTTATTGCTATTATAGTTGAATTTGAACTATCAAGTTACATTtgtattgaatttttttttctctttattatctCTTAATTCAATGTGgatgttttctattttcagTGCTCAAATTGATGGAAAGCCATTACCACAAccaattgataaaaagaaatcctTTTGTAAGGATTGTTTGCTTAGTTCAGAGGCTTATTGCGTCCTGAATTCTGAAGTAAAACTTTCTATCAATATCACCTATAAATACATTCAATACGTGCGAGTCACATCAACTAATGATTATATATCACATagaataattgattttaaatattttcctaactcaatattcattattaaatgGAAACCCATATTATCCTAAGAAatgcattattattaattaatatgattttgaTAAAAGCCTTTGAGATTTACTTCTCACTGCATAATTACTTGGTAGCAATTTTCGAAATCTCCATATCCGCAGTCATTACACAGAATTAAGTTTGTGAATTGGATTTTATAGTcaacacaaaattaatttagtcgattatatattatgttatattatatatatatagacaaaatttataaattaaatatgctAAAAAACTTATCAGAATAAACAGTTAACTAATACTACTCTTCAGACATATCACTGTAATCCAAATCACTAAACTGCAATAAGCTATTTAAGTGgatttataaacaaataaagcaccaattacataattattttcatctCTAAGATGATGAATTCTTAGGAGTAAGTagcataaaacaaattaatgaaTTGATATGTAAATAAGAACAACGACAACAACTACATAGCATATGCGCATAAATCTCTATTTagatacatataaataaatacacttgtatatgaatatttcacaaaataattaatatatatttaattatttaatactaataaatacaCAGTTTCATATGTAAATAAGAACATAGCTAGACTAAATAAGAATTTCCCAaagcaaaatatatattgagaGATAATTGTGTTTAGTCattgtaaataatttcaaagtcAATATTAGCGACTATATGAATATTTGAAACAAACAAGAATAATCcttattaaatga is a genomic window containing:
- the LOC8284343 gene encoding DNA replication licensing factor MCM4 isoform X2, which produces MASDSFNNGPSSPDDSFSSPIGNTFSSPATRGNTRRSRSSASAYATPPPPQSRFPASESTPTPRRSNGHHAATSTPSSMSEGVPPSSEGGDDMEDATPTFVWGTNISVQDVKGKIQMFLKHFRDLNKSQSQGAEVFEEGKYMKGINRVLEIEGEWLDVDGHDVFDYDSDLYNKMVRYPLEVLAIFDIVLMDIVSLINPLFDKHVQVRIFDLKTSTTMRNLNPSDIEKMVSLKGMIIRCSSIIPEIREAIFRCLVCGYLSDPIVVDRGRINEPTNCSKEECLARNSMTLLHNRCRFADKQIVRLQETPDEIPEGGTPHTVSLLLHDKLVDTGKPGDRVEVTGIYRAMSVRVGPTQRTVKSLFKTYIDCLHIKKTDKSRMTTENPMEIDDGLHRTEDDVQFDEAKIKQLKELSEQPDIYDRLTKSLAPNIWELDDVKRGLLCQLFGGNAVKLPSGASFRGDINILLVGDPGTSKSQLLQYIHKLSPRGIYTSGRGSSAVGLTAYVSKDPETGETVLESGALVLSDRGICCIDEFDKMSENARSMLHEVMEQQTISIAKAGIIASLNARTSVLACANPIGSRYNPRLSVIDNIHLPPSLLSRFDLIYLILDKADEQTDRHLAKHIVSLHFENPESAQHNVLDIATLTAYLSYARKHIHPKLSDEAAEELTRGYVEMRRRGNFPGSSKKVITATPRQIESLIRLSEALARIRFSEWVEKHDVIEAFRLLEVAMQQSATDHSTGTIDMDLITTGVSASERMRRENLVSATRNIIMEKLQLGGPSMRLLEILEELKKQNTSNEVHLQDLRNAVANLASEGFVVVHGDSVKRI
- the LOC8284343 gene encoding DNA replication licensing factor MCM4 isoform X1 codes for the protein MASDSFNNGPSSPDDSFSSPIGNTFSSPATRGNTRRSRSSASAYATPPPPQSRFPASESTPTPRRSNGHHAATSTPSSMSEGVPPSSEGGDDMEDATPTFVWGTNISVQDVKGKIQMFLKHFRDLNKSQSQGAEVFEEGKYMKGINRVLEIEGEWLDVDGHDVFDYDSDLYNKMVRYPLEVLAIFDIVLMDIVSLINPLFDKHVQVRIFDLKTSTTMRNLNPSDIEKMVSLKGMIIRCSSIIPEIREAIFRCLVCGYLSDPIVVDRGRINEPTNCSKEECLARNSMTLLHNRCRFADKQIVRLQETPDEIPEGGTPHTVSLLLHDKLVDTGKPGDRVEVTGIYRAMSVRVGPTQRTVKSLFKTYIDCLHIKKTDKSRMTTENPMEIDDGLHRTEDDVQFDEAKACLSIFFSSGKNLCYCCLLGSYSCLNLQIKQLKELSEQPDIYDRLTKSLAPNIWELDDVKRGLLCQLFGGNAVKLPSGASFRGDINILLVGDPGTSKSQLLQYIHKLSPRGIYTSGRGSSAVGLTAYVSKDPETGETVLESGALVLSDRGICCIDEFDKMSENARSMLHEVMEQQTISIAKAGIIASLNARTSVLACANPIGSRYNPRLSVIDNIHLPPSLLSRFDLIYLILDKADEQTDRHLAKHIVSLHFENPESAQHNVLDIATLTAYLSYARKHIHPKLSDEAAEELTRGYVEMRRRGNFPGSSKKVITATPRQIESLIRLSEALARIRFSEWVEKHDVIEAFRLLEVAMQQSATDHSTGTIDMDLITTGVSASERMRRENLVSATRNIIMEKLQLGGPSMRLLEILEELKKQNTSNEVHLQDLRNAVANLASEGFVVVHGDSVKRI